In Pseudomonas sp. p1(2021b), the genomic window GTCGACCAGCCGACCCTTGGCTGGCTGTTCGATGAAGGCTCCCTGACCCGCCGGCTGATCCATCTGTCCCAAGGCCATTTCGCCGTCGACCCGCTGTTCGAAGGCTGGCAACCGCTGCGTGATGATGAATGCCAAGCGCTGGGCCTCGCGCCGGGCGCCGAAGGTTGGGTGCGCGAGGTGTACCTGCGTGGCCATGGCCAACCTTGGGTATTCGCCCGCAGCGTTGCCAGCCGCAGCGCCCTGGAACGGGGCGGCCTGGACTTGGAGACGCTGGGCAGCCGCTCGTTGGGCGAACTGCTGTTCTGCGACCAGGCGTTCGTCCGCCACCCTATCGAAGTCTGCC contains:
- a CDS encoding chorismate--pyruvate lyase family protein is translated as MSYESPQAAAVAWLPYSQLATDVDQPTLGWLFDEGSLTRRLIHLSQGHFAVDPLFEGWQPLRDDECQALGLAPGAEGWVREVYLRGHGQPWVFARSVASRSALERGGLDLETLGSRSLGELLFCDQAFVRHPIEVCRYPQGWLPPAVADDGLWGRRSRFERDNLDVLVAEVFLPELWRVAKEESR